The Chlorocebus sabaeus isolate Y175 chromosome 9, mChlSab1.0.hap1, whole genome shotgun sequence genome includes a window with the following:
- the LOC119619994 gene encoding ras suppressor protein 1-like: protein MVLGLTFRSLIHLELIFIHIYVSMVVPPNIAELKNLEVLSFLNNQIKELPTQISSHQKLKHLNLGMNRLNTLPRGFSSLPAFEVLDLTYNNLNENCLPGNFFYLTTLCVLYLSDNNFEILPPDIGKLTKMQTLNNRDNNLISLPKEIGELTQLKEVHIQGKCLAALPPELAVVSHVLDTADER from the exons atggttttaggtctaacatttaggtctctaatccatcttgaattaatattt ATTCACATTTATGTTTCCATGGTGGTACCACCAAACATAGCAGAACTGAAGAATTTGGAAGTGCTCAgctttttaaataaccagatcaaGGAGCTGCCCACACAGATCAGCAGCCATCAAAAACTCAAACACCTGAACCTTGG CATGAACAGGCTGAACACTTTGCCACGAGGCTTCAGCTCCCTGCCAGCTTTTGAGGTTCTGGACTTGACTTACAACAACTTGAACGAAAATTGTCTTCCTGGAAACTTCTTCTACCTGA CCACCCTGTGTGTACTCTATCTAAGTGACAACAATTTTGAAATCCTGCCACCAGATATTGGGAAGCTCACAAAGATGCAGACA CTCAACAATAGGGATAACAACCTGATCTCACTGCCTAAGGAAATCGGGGAGCTTACCCAGCTTAAAGAGGTCCACATTCAGGGGAAATGCCTCGCCGCTCTGCCCCCAGAACTAG CTGTAGTGTCCCATGTCTTAGATACTGCTGATGAAAGATGA